One Neodiprion pinetum isolate iyNeoPine1 chromosome 1, iyNeoPine1.2, whole genome shotgun sequence genomic window carries:
- the LOC124210817 gene encoding ATP-dependent RNA helicase DHX30 isoform X1, whose amino-acid sequence MLSIAKDSLKKSHNFYVYNKSFTCITSLRAKFTRHVEKTQCHESCAENVIRQPNHNTKQEVTMQSSSSHQQTMYVQKDFFTSAQRSHGKEIEQNILDVLLANLLKANGIDKQGTFLHKTMSHLMAVKLQAIRTTLEDNLKLPPSVLYVNRTIDRYKKHEIPYFKVSKTEQFLRENDSRAMLLSKKLTKSPALNCINTFHTSALNRVSFDDEMNKKMHNQRSLAKDDNVDFNHQHEDHNDDFHFESVNWLKDESNNKFRPNDKLENDSLAEAMDSFVERTVRRRHVKRHSQTLHSGCSKEDQNKGMSDTAKKVTVSQEKLEKLYPDPRNAMNKIYSIVSTEFKDPKYMVKVNFESILPNKGKIRIWQATYNVLWPNEMSFTAIAKTKAAASSAASLKCLQHLVSNGNVKNGVPMVYGPNEINDIMNSPIRIEIRPKLIESVNQLLDRYSEDIAPLLRNSEAEPNNINSSQIEMIDSDEDIYEGEAISPTVTNMIQASDRLLDPLRATPLIQHSKATLDKRDMEMYQRLKARQTDSHINLPIMKYREDIIKQVEDQRVLVVKGEPGCGKSTQVPQFLLDHFTNHGKGTNCNIVITEPRRISAISLAKRVAAERNENLGDSIGYQVRLQSIPPSGPSGGILFCSTGILLRRLQNNPNLVGCSHVILDEAHERDLNTDVLIVLLNRALQRNPNLKLIIMSATINAGLFEKYFDCNTIMVPGFMHPVKMHFLEDIMRLGIRDITHQDMNLPNPSVNAEQLGKLVEWISKNKPNGAILCFLPGWSEILKVKRYLEERLSSNTHLILPVHSRLPHSDQLMIFNKAPYGIRKIILATNIAETSITIDDVVYVVDSCAHKEVRIHHDTGGCSIDNQWVSQGNINQRKGRAGRVQPGESYHFITKDKYESLDKFPLPEIMRAELHKAVLDCKTYTSEKAAEFFSQMPEPPKITSVQHAVNELIEIGALNKNEDLTALGKRIALFPVDPRLSKAMVYSAIFQCVNPIVTLTSILSSDVEIFMDRLYDKSPMRKIKAEFEPMSDHLALAWLFEQWNVYANQSQNEAYQFCKKAQLQFGRMMLLKDLKDLFGQHLAQCRMIGTYENWKDLGSHLNTNSTNDELVRGVLLAGLGRVLLRRDGEFKNGRFKKVKNVMLMQDGRRATLTPDSVNYNREKWPSPYLTYQRHVHSSERRTTLIRESSIISPLTVLLFTEGNIEAHNYRKNKVETTDVLLTFQDKKNVRLICSEETADLLLNLRSSLQNVVRYLIENQGLANCDENVRAIESFKKELFNLLCKILNEANGLDDQSEGSIRQAEEEW is encoded by the exons ATGTTGTCTATCGCAAAGGATTCGTTGAAAAAGTCTcacaatttttatgtatacAACAAATCATTCACTTGCATAACGTCTCTGCGTGCAAAGTTTACGCGGCATGTCGAAAAGACCCAGTGTCACGAATCGTGCGCGGAAAATG TCATCCGTCAGCCAAATCACAACACGAAACAAGAGGTAACGATGCAAAGTTCTTCCTCTCATCAGCAGACAATGTACGTTCAGAaggatttttttacttctgcACAAAG GTCTCACGGTAAAGAAATCGAACAGAACATACTTGATGTATTGTTGGCCAATCTTCTGAAAGCTAATGGTATAGACAAGCAGGGTACCTTCTTACACAAGACGATGAGCCATCTCATGGCTGTGAAACTGCAAGCGATACGTACCACTTTGGAGGATAACTTAAAATTACCTCCTTCCGTGCTATATGTGAATAGAACAATTGATCGATACAAAAAACATGAGATACCTTATTTTAAGGTATCAAAGACAGAACAATTTTTGAGAGAAAACGATTCAAGGGCAATGTTATTGTCTAAGAAATTGACAAAAAGTCCTGCTTTGAACTGCATCAACACGTTTCATACCAGTGCATTAAACAGAGTTTCTTTTGATGatgaaatgaacaaaaaaatgcaTAATCAAAGGTCACTTGCCAAAGACGACAATGTAGATTTTAATCATCAGCATGAGGATCACAAtgatgattttcattttgaatcaGTAAATTGGTTGAAAGATGaatcaaataataaattccGTCCAAATGACAAATTGGAAAATGATTCCTTGGCAGAAGCAATGGATTCCTTTGTGGAGAGAACTGTAAGAAGAAGGCATGTGAAAAGACATTCTCAAACCTTACATTCAGGTTGTAGCAAAGAAGATCAAAATAAGGGCATGTCAGATACTGCAAAAAAAGTTACCGTCAGCCAGGAAA AACTGGAAAAGTTGTACCCAGATCCACGAAATgcgatgaataaaatttattccattGTCAGCACAGAATTCAAAGATCCAAAGTACATGgtgaaagtaaattttgaatctATATTGCCAAACAAGGGTAAAATAAGAATCTGGCAAGCTACCTACAATGTATTGTGGCCAAATGAAATGAGTTTCACGGCTATAGCTAAAACAAAAGCAGCTGCTTCTAGCGCAGCAAGTCTTAAGTGCTTACAACATTTGGTATCAAatggaaatgtgaaaaatggtGTGCCAATGGTTTATGGCCCTAATGAAATTAACGATATTATGAATTCACCAATCAGAATAGAAATTCGGCCAAAGTTAATTGAGAGTGTAAATCAACTTCTAGATCGTTACAGTGAG GATATAGCACCACTTTTGAGGAATTCAGAAGCTGAACCAAATAATATTAACTCATCacaaattgaaatgattgaCAGTGACGAAGATATTTACGAAGGCGAAGCGATTTCACCCACAGTAACCAATATGATTCAAGCATCTGATCGCTTACTTGATCCACTTAGAGCAACACCATTAATCCAACATAGTAAAGCGACTCTGGATAAACGAGATATGGAAATGTATCAGAGACTCAAAGCAAGGCAAACTGACAGCCACATCAATTTACCCATCATGAAGTACAG AGAGGACATCATAAAACAAGTTGAAGATCAGCGTGTTTTGGTTGTGAAAGGTGAACCAGGCTGTGGGAAAAGTACCCAGGTACCACAGTTCCTCCTAGACCATTTTACAAACCATGGAAAAGGAACGAACTGCAATATCGTCATCACAGAACCACGTAGAATATCAGCAATTTCGTTAGCCAAGCGTGTGGCCGCTgagagaaacgaaaatttgGGAGACTCTATTGGTTACCAAGTAAGATTGCAAAGTATCCCGCCAAGTGGGCCGAGTGGCGGGATTCTGTTCTGTTCAACTGGAATACTTTTGCGAAGATTGCAGAACAATCCTAACTTGGTTGGATGTTCACATGTAATTTTGGATGAAGCGCATGAACGGGACTTGAATACAGACGTATTGATTGTATTGCTGAACCGAGCATTGCAAAGAAATCCGAATCTGAAACTGATCATCATGTCTGCCACGATAAACGCTGGCTTATTTGAGAAGTACTTTGATTGCAATACGATCATGGTTCCTGGCTTTATGCACCCAGTGAAAATGCATTTCTTGGAGGATATAATGCGTCTTGGCATTAGGGATATAACGCATCAAGATATGAATCTACCAAACCCATCTGTAAACGCTGAACAACTAGGGAAATTAGTTGAGTGGATCTCAAAAAACAAACCCAACGGTGCTATCTTATGCTTTCTCCCAGGATGGTCTGAAATACTAAAAGTAAAACGATATTTAGAAGAGAGATTGAGCTCTAACACTCACCTGATTCTGCCTGTTCACTCACGGCTTCCTCATTCTGATCAgttaatgattttcaataaaGCACCTTACGGaatcagaaaaataattctcgcAACGAATATAGCTGAAACTAGTATAACTATTGATGATGTAGTATATGTTGTGGATTCTTGTGCACACAAGGAAGTCCGGATTCATCATGACACAGGTGGTTGTAGTATTGACAATCAATGGGTATCACAAGGAAATATAAATCAGAg GAAAGGAAGAGCTGGTCGTGTGCAGCCTGGTGAGAGCTACCATTTCATAACTAAGGATAAATATGAATCGCTTGACAAGTTCCCATTACCCGAAATTATGCGGGCTGAACTCCACAAAGCTGTTTTGGACTGCAAAACGTACACATCGGAAAAAGCAGCAGAATTTTTCTCTCAGATGCCTGAACCACCGAAAATAACATCTGTGCAGCATGCAGTTAACGAATTAATCGAAATTGGCGCGTTAAATAAGAACGAGGACCTGACGGCATTGGGAAAAAGAATTGCACTATTCCCTGTTGACCCTAGACTAAGCAAAGCTATGGTTTACTCTGCTATCTTTCA GTGCGTAAACCCAATTGTAACACTGACGTCGATACTGTCTTCAGACGTTGAAATATTCATGGATAGGTTATATGACAAATCAccaatgagaaaaataaaggcTGAATTTGAGCCTATGAGCGATCATCTTGCCTTGGCTTGGCTATTCGAGCAATGGAATGTGTATGCCAATCAAAGCCAAAACGAAGCTTatcaattttgcaaaaaagCGCAGCTTCAGTTTGGCAGGATGATGCTCTTGAAAG ACCTGAAAGATTTGTTCGGTCAGCATCTTGCTCAGTGCCGTATGATTGGCACGTACGAAAATTGGAAAGACTTAGGTTCACATCTAAacacaaattcaacaaatGACGAATTGGTACGTGGTGTCCTCCTTGCTGGATTAGGAAGGGTGCTCCTGAGAAGAGAtggagaatttaaaaatggtaGATTCAAGAAGGTTAAGAATGTTATGCTGATGCA AGATGGACGGAGAGCAACTTTAACACCTGATAGCGTCAATtataacagagaaaaatggcCAAGTCCTTACCTCACCTACCAACGGCATGTTCACAGCAGTGAAAGAAGAACTACTCTTATTCGGGAAAGTAGTATTATTTCACCACTCACCGTCTTATTGTTCACTGAAGGAAATATTGAGGCACATAAT TATCGGAAAAACAAAGTCGAAACTACCGATGTCTTACTGACATTCCAAGATAAGAAAAACGTCCGGCTCATTTGCAGCGAAGA AACTGCAGACTTGTTACTGAATCTGAGGAGTTCTTTGCAGAATGTAGTGCGTTACTTAATCGAAAACCAAGGTTTGGCTAATTGTGACGAGAACGTCAGGGCTATTGAGTCGTTTAAAAAGGAACTGTTCAATTTACtctgtaaaattttaaacgaagCAAATGGACTGGATGATCAATCTGAAGGGTCTATTCGTCAAGCTGAAGAAGAGTGGTAG
- the LOC124210817 gene encoding ATP-dependent RNA helicase DHX30 isoform X2, translated as MLSIAKDSLKKSHNFYVYNKSFTCITSLRAKFTRHVEKTQCHESCAENVIRQPNHNTKQEVTMQSSSSHQQTMYVQKDFFTSAQRSHGKEIEQNILDVLLANLLKANGIDKQGTFLHKTMSHLMAVKLQAIRTTLEDNLKLPPSVLYVNRTIDRYKKHEIPYFKVSKTEQFLRENDSRAMLLSKKLTKSPALNCINTFHTSALNRVSFDDEMNKKMHNQRSLAKDDNVDFNHQHEDHNDDFHFESVNWLKDESNNKFRPNDKLENDSLAEAMDSFVERTVRRRHVKRHSQTLHSGCSKEDQNKGMSDTAKKVTVSQEKLEKLYPDPRNAMNKIYSIVSTEFKDPKYMVKVNFESILPNKGKIRIWQATYNVLWPNEMSFTAIAKTKAAASSAASLKCLQHLVSNGNVKNGVPMVYGPNEINDIMNSPIRIEIRPKLIESVNQLLDRYSEDIAPLLRNSEAEPNNINSSQIEMIDSDEDIYEGEAISPTVTNMIQASDRLLDPLRATPLIQHSKATLDKRDMEMYQRLKARQTDSHINLPIMKYREDIIKQVEDQRVLVVKGEPGCGKSTQVPQFLLDHFTNHGKGTNCNIVITEPRRISAISLAKRVAAERNENLGDSIGYQVRLQSIPPSGPSGGILFCSTGILLRRLQNNPNLVGCSHVILDEAHERDLNTDVLIVLLNRALQRNPNLKLIIMSATINAGLFEKYFDCNTIMVPGFMHPVKMHFLEDIMRLGIRDITHQDMNLPNPSVNAEQLGKLVEWISKNKPNGAILCFLPGWSEILKVKRYLEERLSSNTHLILPVHSRLPHSDQLMIFNKAPYGIRKIILATNIAETSITIDDVVYVVDSCAHKEVRIHHDTGGCSIDNQWVSQGNINQRKGRAGRVQPGESYHFITKDKYESLDKFPLPEIMRAELHKAVLDCKTYTSEKAAEFFSQMPEPPKITSVQHAVNELIEIGALNKNEDLTALGKRIALFPVDPRLSKAMVYSAIFQCVNPIVTLTSILSSDVEIFMDRLYDKSPMRKIKAEFEPMSDHLALAWLFEQWNVYANQSQNEAYQFCKKAQLQFGRMMLLKDLKDLFGQHLAQCRMIGTYENWKDLGSHLNTNSTNDELVRGVLLAGLGRVLLRRDGEFKNGRFKKVKNVMLMQDGRRATLTPDSVNYNREKWPSPYLTYQRHVHSSERRTTLIRESSIISPLTVLLFTEGNIEAHNNCRLVTESEEFFAECSALLNRKPRFG; from the exons ATGTTGTCTATCGCAAAGGATTCGTTGAAAAAGTCTcacaatttttatgtatacAACAAATCATTCACTTGCATAACGTCTCTGCGTGCAAAGTTTACGCGGCATGTCGAAAAGACCCAGTGTCACGAATCGTGCGCGGAAAATG TCATCCGTCAGCCAAATCACAACACGAAACAAGAGGTAACGATGCAAAGTTCTTCCTCTCATCAGCAGACAATGTACGTTCAGAaggatttttttacttctgcACAAAG GTCTCACGGTAAAGAAATCGAACAGAACATACTTGATGTATTGTTGGCCAATCTTCTGAAAGCTAATGGTATAGACAAGCAGGGTACCTTCTTACACAAGACGATGAGCCATCTCATGGCTGTGAAACTGCAAGCGATACGTACCACTTTGGAGGATAACTTAAAATTACCTCCTTCCGTGCTATATGTGAATAGAACAATTGATCGATACAAAAAACATGAGATACCTTATTTTAAGGTATCAAAGACAGAACAATTTTTGAGAGAAAACGATTCAAGGGCAATGTTATTGTCTAAGAAATTGACAAAAAGTCCTGCTTTGAACTGCATCAACACGTTTCATACCAGTGCATTAAACAGAGTTTCTTTTGATGatgaaatgaacaaaaaaatgcaTAATCAAAGGTCACTTGCCAAAGACGACAATGTAGATTTTAATCATCAGCATGAGGATCACAAtgatgattttcattttgaatcaGTAAATTGGTTGAAAGATGaatcaaataataaattccGTCCAAATGACAAATTGGAAAATGATTCCTTGGCAGAAGCAATGGATTCCTTTGTGGAGAGAACTGTAAGAAGAAGGCATGTGAAAAGACATTCTCAAACCTTACATTCAGGTTGTAGCAAAGAAGATCAAAATAAGGGCATGTCAGATACTGCAAAAAAAGTTACCGTCAGCCAGGAAA AACTGGAAAAGTTGTACCCAGATCCACGAAATgcgatgaataaaatttattccattGTCAGCACAGAATTCAAAGATCCAAAGTACATGgtgaaagtaaattttgaatctATATTGCCAAACAAGGGTAAAATAAGAATCTGGCAAGCTACCTACAATGTATTGTGGCCAAATGAAATGAGTTTCACGGCTATAGCTAAAACAAAAGCAGCTGCTTCTAGCGCAGCAAGTCTTAAGTGCTTACAACATTTGGTATCAAatggaaatgtgaaaaatggtGTGCCAATGGTTTATGGCCCTAATGAAATTAACGATATTATGAATTCACCAATCAGAATAGAAATTCGGCCAAAGTTAATTGAGAGTGTAAATCAACTTCTAGATCGTTACAGTGAG GATATAGCACCACTTTTGAGGAATTCAGAAGCTGAACCAAATAATATTAACTCATCacaaattgaaatgattgaCAGTGACGAAGATATTTACGAAGGCGAAGCGATTTCACCCACAGTAACCAATATGATTCAAGCATCTGATCGCTTACTTGATCCACTTAGAGCAACACCATTAATCCAACATAGTAAAGCGACTCTGGATAAACGAGATATGGAAATGTATCAGAGACTCAAAGCAAGGCAAACTGACAGCCACATCAATTTACCCATCATGAAGTACAG AGAGGACATCATAAAACAAGTTGAAGATCAGCGTGTTTTGGTTGTGAAAGGTGAACCAGGCTGTGGGAAAAGTACCCAGGTACCACAGTTCCTCCTAGACCATTTTACAAACCATGGAAAAGGAACGAACTGCAATATCGTCATCACAGAACCACGTAGAATATCAGCAATTTCGTTAGCCAAGCGTGTGGCCGCTgagagaaacgaaaatttgGGAGACTCTATTGGTTACCAAGTAAGATTGCAAAGTATCCCGCCAAGTGGGCCGAGTGGCGGGATTCTGTTCTGTTCAACTGGAATACTTTTGCGAAGATTGCAGAACAATCCTAACTTGGTTGGATGTTCACATGTAATTTTGGATGAAGCGCATGAACGGGACTTGAATACAGACGTATTGATTGTATTGCTGAACCGAGCATTGCAAAGAAATCCGAATCTGAAACTGATCATCATGTCTGCCACGATAAACGCTGGCTTATTTGAGAAGTACTTTGATTGCAATACGATCATGGTTCCTGGCTTTATGCACCCAGTGAAAATGCATTTCTTGGAGGATATAATGCGTCTTGGCATTAGGGATATAACGCATCAAGATATGAATCTACCAAACCCATCTGTAAACGCTGAACAACTAGGGAAATTAGTTGAGTGGATCTCAAAAAACAAACCCAACGGTGCTATCTTATGCTTTCTCCCAGGATGGTCTGAAATACTAAAAGTAAAACGATATTTAGAAGAGAGATTGAGCTCTAACACTCACCTGATTCTGCCTGTTCACTCACGGCTTCCTCATTCTGATCAgttaatgattttcaataaaGCACCTTACGGaatcagaaaaataattctcgcAACGAATATAGCTGAAACTAGTATAACTATTGATGATGTAGTATATGTTGTGGATTCTTGTGCACACAAGGAAGTCCGGATTCATCATGACACAGGTGGTTGTAGTATTGACAATCAATGGGTATCACAAGGAAATATAAATCAGAg GAAAGGAAGAGCTGGTCGTGTGCAGCCTGGTGAGAGCTACCATTTCATAACTAAGGATAAATATGAATCGCTTGACAAGTTCCCATTACCCGAAATTATGCGGGCTGAACTCCACAAAGCTGTTTTGGACTGCAAAACGTACACATCGGAAAAAGCAGCAGAATTTTTCTCTCAGATGCCTGAACCACCGAAAATAACATCTGTGCAGCATGCAGTTAACGAATTAATCGAAATTGGCGCGTTAAATAAGAACGAGGACCTGACGGCATTGGGAAAAAGAATTGCACTATTCCCTGTTGACCCTAGACTAAGCAAAGCTATGGTTTACTCTGCTATCTTTCA GTGCGTAAACCCAATTGTAACACTGACGTCGATACTGTCTTCAGACGTTGAAATATTCATGGATAGGTTATATGACAAATCAccaatgagaaaaataaaggcTGAATTTGAGCCTATGAGCGATCATCTTGCCTTGGCTTGGCTATTCGAGCAATGGAATGTGTATGCCAATCAAAGCCAAAACGAAGCTTatcaattttgcaaaaaagCGCAGCTTCAGTTTGGCAGGATGATGCTCTTGAAAG ACCTGAAAGATTTGTTCGGTCAGCATCTTGCTCAGTGCCGTATGATTGGCACGTACGAAAATTGGAAAGACTTAGGTTCACATCTAAacacaaattcaacaaatGACGAATTGGTACGTGGTGTCCTCCTTGCTGGATTAGGAAGGGTGCTCCTGAGAAGAGAtggagaatttaaaaatggtaGATTCAAGAAGGTTAAGAATGTTATGCTGATGCA AGATGGACGGAGAGCAACTTTAACACCTGATAGCGTCAATtataacagagaaaaatggcCAAGTCCTTACCTCACCTACCAACGGCATGTTCACAGCAGTGAAAGAAGAACTACTCTTATTCGGGAAAGTAGTATTATTTCACCACTCACCGTCTTATTGTTCACTGAAGGAAATATTGAGGCACATAAT AACTGCAGACTTGTTACTGAATCTGAGGAGTTCTTTGCAGAATGTAGTGCGTTACTTAATCGAAAACCAAGGTTTGGCTAA